The segment taaaatattggtCTATATTACTGTATGTAGTCTAATTATATCTCTACACATAAGTATTCTCTTAGGAACCTAAGAAAGAATTTCTGCTGATTTACCTGCCCTCAGAATCTCAAACTCTCTGAGCAAATGTACATGTGTTTTTGTTCAGTCTTTAGAAAATGATTATCTGTTAGTGTTTATTGTGTCATTGGTCAGATTCTCTGTTATTTGCAAAACATGTagcagcaaattattttattaaagtttttgaaaaactAATTTTTCTACATTATAATACTTTGCtagttgttatttttattttatcttttctgtacatatacaatataattgtaattattgtatatattgtaataattgtatatttCTAAATTCTATCTctcttgctatatatatatatatatatatatatatatatatatatatatatatctactgttgtactgtctctgaagctctagatgtagtagctctttctctcatttcctgtagtagAGTGTTACACTGTTCTACTGTCTCgaaactctagatgtagtaacTCTATCtttcttatcctgtagtcgggcctcatgctgttgtactgtctctgaagctctagatgtagtagctctttctctcatttcttgtactcgggtctcatgctgttgtactgtatctgaagctctagatgtaataGCTCTGTCTCtattatcctgtagtcgggcctcatgctgttgtactgtccctgaaACTCTAGATTTAGTAGCACTCTCaagcagcgtggcaagtcttcaaTTCCTATCCATAGGATTTTcatgtctacggtgttgtttcatttttttttgcctttgaatgcactgaaatttgtaaaagagtccgaAAAAAAGATGATGTTTCCATGTGTTTCCTAATGATCActtacacacatctaaatatatataacacatacatacatccaaatatagctctgacatatagcacagtgttgtacaaagatcaactgtgcactcacatgagtctcagtcatatgtctagcatgtttggttgaaatgtgttgatgcgtttccgagtgctGGTGGaacatggcaagtttggttgaaatgcctcctttcatttcctagtgatgacatacacacatacatacatacatacaaatatagctctgacatatagcacagtgctgtacagagatgactggtgcactcacatgtgtctcattcatatgtatagcaagtttgcttgaaatgtctccatgccttttcaagtgatgatggaacatacatacatacacacacatacatccaattttatatatatagatagaaattAATAGGATGCTTAAttattttagataattttttaatatgttttaaatatatttttgtatttaatgtttaatgtaaatatatatatatatatatatatatatatatataatacatgacAATGCATTTCCAAAGCAGAACAGAGGTGTGAATTTCCCCAGGAACCTGATACTCATCCCTAATTTATTTGGAACTAAACCTCTTTGTCTAGAGATATGCTTTAATTGTAAATAACAGCATATGCTTtcagtaatttataaaatgtatttgtgtagtAGTATTAGTGCAAaataaccaagtttttttttgctttagcctttatttttaataggatttACAAAGTATGGCATGGAACTCTCATATCAAACATATTCAGTTACATTCATCCTTCTTGGACTAATATTCCAGatttaaagcccatgtttttttcttattttctttatcatGTATTTGGTGACATTATCTGGAAATTTTCTCCTGATTTTAATGGTGAGAAATAATTCCCATCTCCATACTCCTATGTACTTTTTCCTAACTAACCTTTCCATCATTGACATCTGTTTCTCATCAACTGTGGTTCCCAGAATGTTGGTAAACACCGTATCTCAGGATAAATCTATATCGTTCTTGGGGTGTGCAACTCAGATGTATTTCCATCTGGCACTTGGAGATGTGGAGTGTTTGATATTGACTGTAATGGCCTTTGACAGGTTTATTGCAATTTGTAAACCATTACGGTATGTTATGATATTGTCCAAGCAGCTCCGTGTACGTCTAGCTATTGTATCCTGGTTTCTAGACTTCGAAAATTCACTTTTCCAAGCAATGTTTACCTTTCAGTTGCCATTCTGTAAGTCTAATGTCATTGACTACTTTTTCTGTGAGATACCCCCTCTACTTCGGCTTTCCTGCAAGGATGTTTATCTCAATCAGGTAGCAGAGATCACTGCAACTGCCTTTTTGCCTTTACTACAATCTTCTTGAAATGTGTGTCCTACTTTTGGATCACCGCAACTGTGCTAAAGATCCACTCTGTAGCagagaaaaagaagtttttttccaCTTGTGTCCCCCATATTGCTATGGTCTCCATTTATTATGACACCATACTGTTCATGTATATTCGTCCTCAGTCCAGTTACTTCCCAGACCAGGACAAAGCAGCCTCCATTATTTATACAATTGTGACTCCAATGGTCAATCCTGTAATATACAGCATAAGAAATAAGGATATCAAAGACAGTATTAGAAAAtcattaaagaatttttaaactcaaaaacaaaaaggaaataactctgccatggcagatctgagcctgcgatcagagagtgggcggggttatggagTTATGACATTACTATGTGGGaggttcttcccctttaaataacaaccggctccccgtgcatgcaccgtcaggagccggtaattttagtggtctagGGGACCAAAAAGGTTAGCGATCGCTGGTATGTATGATGTTATgtgtactgccttaaaagtcccacaaaatagattttttgtaatattatggAGTTGCGACCTTTGCAGCTATATCACATTCCGTTTTCTTTATGGAAGACATTTTGTGGAGTGTGTTTTTGGGTATTGGTGCTCACTTAGCAAAAAGAGCATTTGTAAATCTGACTTTGGCTCACAAGTATGTGTTCAGCAGGATTGTGGTCTGGACTCATCAAACCATATCTTTATGGGaatggctttgtacacagggcaCAGTCATGCTAGAAAAGAAATGGGCCTTTACCAAAGTGttgtcaaaagtgcacaactGGCACAACCATACATTTCACTGGCAACATCTGAACTCAATCATTTGAAAAGTTATCCACATTTTGGCCATACAGTAGGTGTCACAGTCAGATGTCTACCATTGTTTGAGCATAttgtgtcatttttgtttttactgttttatatccataaaaaaaacattatcagaaGGTAAGGTAAAGTAAACTATTTAAGTTTGAAAGTTTTGAAGTAAAACTTTTGAGAATCTCTGTACACTGATGTGCTAAATAATGTAATTGGTTTGGGAAGCACTTGTATCATTTTATCTTTACCATTGGGAAAACTAAACCTGCAAATAAAGAAGCCACAGCATTTTCCTTCCCTGTCCAGTCATACAAGGAACATGCACAACAAGCTACAGGGTATTGTCTTATCTCAAAAGGACTATTTTGGAGAGATATACAAGCCACATTTCATGACTGTAAAGCATTAACTATAAAGGTGcacaacaaatacaaatgttcttTTACTATTATAACCTTGCTGGTACTATTTCTAGATGTGGAGGACTGTAAATCCAGCTCTGTGGATGAGACCTCACTTCCTCTACCCAATAATCACCTCTACGGCTGCAGAGCCTTGTGAATCCTTGCAGAAACCTTCCACTGACCAGGCACTAAAAAGTATCCACATCGCAGAGAGATTGATGTGGACACTTGAAGAAGGAATCTTTGTCCTGTAAACAGTAAAGAGAAAATTTTAATGTGATTGGGGTATGATGTGACCGtgacaaaagtaacaaaaaattgtatgtatatgttttgtaatgttaGGGATTAGCTTTAAATATGATATTATATAAATCTTCAAAAATAGTATCTTTTTCTGGCCAGTAACTTTCCAGTAAGCTAGGTACTGTCATTGTAGACATGAGATTTCTTCATGAAGCTACATTTTTCATGTATTCATAAATTACCATTCCTTCAATAGTACATGTGATGATCCAGTTGAAGAAAGTCAAATATTGACATGATTCTTCTATTCATTGTTCCCACTAAAAAAATCCTTCagatttataaaatgcattttctattttaccaGACCTTTTTAACCTGACATTTGCCTTTATCTTATGTTTAGTTTTTAATATGAGATTCTGCAAAGGAGGGGGAAGAGAAGTGTCAGCCAGGCACCTTTTTTATTGAACTAACAAGAATTAAAACCATTATCCACATTCCCTAATAATACACGTATGTATAAGATATCTGGCCTCTATATTTCTCATGATCCAGTAAAGTCCAGGTGAAAGTGTCTTCTTGAGATCTGTAGAGCTACTTGCCTAAATGTTTTAAACTCTTCAAcaaagaataaatgtgtttctgaatAAATATCATGAACTAAACAAGAAACCATCTTTCCTAAAGGAAGATTAGAATTGAATTCTAATATCTAAAACATTGTGAATGATATGGAAAATTCCAACCAGACCAATGTGAAAAGATTTATTCTTCTGGGACTTTCTAATGTACCTAGTCTACAAGTTGTCTTCTTTATCTTGTTccttataatgtatatttttacattctgtgGGAATTTTTTACTAATTGTTATGGTGATACTCAATGGTCAACTTCAAACGCCCATGTATTTTTTCCTGTGCAACCTCTCTGTCATTGATATTTGCTTTTCCTCAACTGTGGTACCTAAAATTCTGATGAACACCATAACACAGGATAAAAGTATTTCCTTCTATGGGTGTGCTGCCCAGTTATACTTCCATTTAGCTCTTGGAGGTACAGAATGTCTAATATTGGCTGTCATGGCCTATGATCGATACATTGCTATCTGTAAACCTTTGCAGTATAATGCTTTGATGCACAGAAAACTCTGCATGAATTTAGTTATTGGATGTTGGACAGTGAGCTTCTTAAACTCTTGCATTCTGACATTCTTCACCTTCCGGCTGCCCTTTTGCAAATCCAACCTCATTAGTCACTTCTTCTGTGAGATGCCACCCCTCTTCCATCTCTCTTGCCAGGACACCTGGTTGAATGAGGTGGCCAAATACATTTCTGTTGGCCTAATAGTCCTAGGTTCATTCCTATTGATACTTTTGTCATATCTCTGTATCACTTTGaccattttaaatattcattctACCAGAGAGCGCAAGAAGGCTTTCTCTACTTGTGCCTCCCATCTTATGGTGGTCTCCCTCTACTACGGTACCATCATGCTCATGCATTTACGGCCCCGATCTGCGTATTTCCCACAACAGGACAGAGTGGTGACCATCCTCTATACAGTGGTGACTCCAATGCTGAATCCCATTATCTATAGTATAAGAAATAAGGATGTCAAAGgtgccattagaaaaacaatgggttttacaatttattgctaaaatattttttttgtgatttatttgtttttttttcaaaactacagGTTACAACTCGCCGCATTTGGTCCATAAATACCTAACTCTAAGCTAAATTTTTTAATGATGCACTAGCCTGGTTAAAAATAACAAGTGTCTCTAGtaatctttttttacctttttttaccttttgctatgccattaataattttttattgttactacGAAAAGGATGCCTAGGGGTGGGGTGAGGGGTTCTCTCATATCGCCCTATCTGTTTTTTTGTAGTCTCTTCTATTGTTGTCTTTAACATTTTCCTATCGATGTCAGTGCTGCATCTATTCttgagaaatgtaataaaaatttaaagaaacaaaaaataacaatcacTTTGCTTCCTTGCTGGTAAGCCCATACCCTCTGCTTGCTTGCCAGCAAAGGAGCCAAGTGAAAGTTTTGAGTCCGAAATAGCCAGCAAAGGACCTGGCCATTCAAGAACCTTTATAGCTGGGCATGACCAATgcattttcatttgattttctccctaaaaaatacatagtgcaatgtttattttttttgtttctgtttatgcATTTTTCTGTGCTGGAATGGCTTAAAATCTGTCTCTAGCAGAGTTATAAAATATATCCACATTTGGTTTAAAATTATTCAATTACCAGGTATATTCTTGTGTTGTAAGAATCATTTTAGAGTACTCTAATAAGTCCCAGACAAACATTGAGTGAAGATTGAAACTCCATATAGGACCTGATTATGGCAAGGCCAAAGAAGTAATCCCTGTAAAATACTATATTAATGAAAAGATTGGCATAAGGTGTCAGTGTTAATATATTAACCAATGTCCTATAAAGAAACTGTTgactacaaaactaaaaaatggaaTACGTATAGGATCTCAACATAGCAAGGCAAGAATTTACCCCAGTAAATTACCATATTTATGAacaaattggtatttttataaatacatttgaaataggGTTTCAGTCCTATGAAAAAAACTAAGAGCTAGGAATGTAGGTCCATTTCATCTTAAATAGAGGAACAATGTATCATACGAACTCACTTGCCACATATctataagataattttttttatgtttctttttaatcttcCTAGCAGTTTAATTcgatccaaatttccatgcaaaaagcggtacaattttttgcatggcaatttatttttcattgaaggctgtattttttaggcataactcactgatatttaataaatatattataattttataatatattataaaaacacaataataataatgaataataaactttaaaaaacaaaacaaaaatctgttaaaaaaaacaaacatgtaatgtaactgtatagaagcatttataatgtatataatataattatatgtatattatatgaatatttccttatattggactcaatacaactattatgtattgaatccaatacaaaattattcaaatttcccgccgatcctctcGCCCGCACCGATGCAGTCGTCTCTGCagtttgcggctggagatcggaggagtaggacatgtccccaggacctgcggggaccagaaggatgCCGGGGGTCAGCGACGGAGCaaagtaagtggggttttttttagttaaaagtgaccccaagtttccaccccgagtcacactcgggattaccgctagggggggttaaaatcAACACAGATCCAGTAATGGTAATGGCAAagaataacacagctcaacaaaaaaaaattcactaaccaaggattttttaatttatttagtgtatttcaggtcttctgaatccagaaatgacatcagtttcagtgattggctttagttcttgtgatacaggaatcagaatagacgattttaccaaaaacaaatgttaacacagcatattattatcaatctttatttacactgatgttttgcattttatataataaatgtagcattattttcatgaaactttcatttgccttatttttattcatacattttctttttttacagaaatatgagttcttcaagaagaagttgttaaAAAGACCCTAATGTAttctgctacatttgtggtgaatattcccagcaaaaacagagaagaaacattatagaatttgtgaaacaagcatatcttgcatattttggtattaaattgggggaccaagataagtatttaGCTCCCCAAATGTTAtgaaaaacttgtgtagagtttgggaaaaatggaaaactgaaaagtttgaaacttggtgtacctatggtatggcgagagcccagaaatcatcataatgattgttatttttgtgatgtgaatgtaaaaggtttcagtcgttacaagaaaacaagtgggagtaccttgatttggaatcagcaagacgacctttgccgcatggtgctgatgttcccataccagtgttctgTACACtacctgatattcctgtatcccacATGAAGCATATACAGGGTTTGCAgagtaatccaggagttagcagtggaagtgaacatgaaggaagtgtttcatcaaaccagcagttctcccaagaagagctcaatgatttaatacgtaatctaagtctgtcaaaacaagcatccaggctaaaggaaaagaactgtctgagaaggtaaaataacggtttataggacatgAGAGGTAACACTcctaacatatttcagtgaagatggagactttggccttgatttatgaaagatctcaaaggctggagagaatacagtttcatcagtgaagctgagtgatccatcaccacgattcaaaacgtttgctagcaaatagctaatggtttttaaaaatccattccatgttttctggatcacccagcttcacttttgaaagtgtattctctccagccttggagagctttcataaatcaggccctttgtgtactgttgtaacatccctggactactagcccatatgggagtgcCAAAATACCGGGCAGAAGACTgatggcttttcatagacagttccacttgaactttgaattctgttttactgcataatggcaaatgctttgcatcaattccaattggtcactcaacaaaacttaaaagaaaaatatgaatatattaaaacagTCTTAcgaaagctttgctatcatgaacatcaatggctatgtgttaatttaaaactggtgaacttcctacttggataGGAAAGTGGATACAGAAactacccatgtttcatctgcttgtggaataGTAGACCAACTGGGAAAAAGTGatatggcctccaagggaaaacatgaaaaaaggtgcagcgaacatcattaacgagccaatggttgacaaacaAAAAATCCTTTTCCCTCtattacacataaagttgggattaatgaagcgatttgttagagctctgaacaaggacggtgattgcttcaaatacatttgtagattcttccctggattgagtattaaaaaattaaaagcaggaatctttgatggaccccagaaaCTGATAAAggattcaaatttcacaatttgcatgactgatactgaagcttctgcctggcacagctatgtcatggttgtcaagaacttcttgggtaaccataaagcacacaattatgaagaactggtaaaaaaacttgctcttaaagtttaaaaatttcagtgctactatgagcataaaagtacactatctccatagccatttgcaaaaattccagaaaaccttgttgatttcaatgaggaacaaggggagaggttccatcaagatataaaggtgatggaagaaaggtatcagggcagatgggttagacacatgatggcagactactgctggagccttcaacgtgattgtcct is part of the Pyxicephalus adspersus chromosome 12, UCB_Pads_2.0, whole genome shotgun sequence genome and harbors:
- the LOC140342525 gene encoding olfactory receptor 5AR1-like; the encoded protein is MENSNQTNVKRFILLGLSNVPSLQVVFFILFLIMYIFTFCGNFLLIVMVILNGQLQTPMYFFLCNLSVIDICFSSTVVPKILMNTITQDKSISFYGCAAQLYFHLALGGTECLILAVMAYDRYIAICKPLQYNALMHRKLCMNLVIGCWTVSFLNSCILTFFTFRLPFCKSNLISHFFCEMPPLFHLSCQDTWLNEVAKYISVGLIVLGSFLLILLSYLCITLTILNIHSTRERKKAFSTCASHLMVVSLYYGTIMLMHLRPRSAYFPQQDRVVTILYTVVTPMLNPIIYSIRNKDVKGAIRKTMGFTIYC